GTATATGGAAAACTCAATGCGTCTCTTTCCTCAAACTTTGTTAAACAGTCATGCCATTCGCAAGATTTCAATACAGCTGGACTGCAAAATACTACCACGTGCTATATAGTTTTATTGACCAATTCACTGAACTGAACATGGCCTTACACGTCAGCATATTTACACTGCATacggaagtattcagaccactttcctttttccacattttgttacgttacagccttattctaaaattgattaaataaatacaaatattctcaatctagacacaataTCCTGTAATGACAATatgaaaaaaggtttttagaaattttagcaaatgtattaaaagtaaatgaactgaaataccttatttgcataactattcagaccctttgctatgagactcaaaattgagctcaggttcatcctgtttccattgatcatccttgagatgtttctacaacttcactGGAGTCAgtctgtggtaaatttaattgattggagatgatttggaaaggtacacacctgtctatataaggtcccacagttgactgcatgtcagagcaaaaaccaagccaggatgtcgaaggaattgtccttagatctccgagacaggattgagtcgaggcacagatctggggaagggtaccaaaacatgtctgcagcattgaaggtcaccaagaacacagtggcctccatcattcttaaatggaagaattttggtaccaccaagactcttcctagagctggctgccaggctaaactgagcaatcaggagagaaaggccttggtcagggaggtgaccaagaacccgatggtcactgacagcactccagagttcctctgtggagatgggagaaccttccagaaggacaaccatctctgcagcactccaccaatcaggcctttatggtagagtgtccagacggaagccactcctcagtaaaaggcacatgacagcccgcttggagtttgacaaaaggcacctaaaggactgtcataccatgagaaacaagatcctctagtctgatgaaaccaatattgattactttggcatgaatgccaagcgtcatgtctggaggaaacctggcaccatccctacggtgaagcatggtgatggcagcatcatgctgtggggatgtttttcagcggcagggactgggagactagtcaggatggagggaaagatgaacggagcaaaatactgagagatccttgatgaaagcctgctcctgcttcgggacaagtctctgaatgtccttgagtggcccagccagagcccggacttgaacccgatcgtacatctctggagagacctgaacatagctgtgcggtgacattccccatccaacctgacagtttgagaggatctgcagagaagaatgggagaaactccctaaatgccaagcttgtagcatcatacccaagaaaacttgaggctgtaatcgctgccaaaggtgcttcaacaaagtactgagtacttatgtaaatatgatatttcactTAATAAAAATGAAAAACGTTTTGCTTTAATCACTggttactgtgtgtgtatattgatttaatccattttagaataaggcagtaacgtaacaaaatgtggaaaaaggaaagtggtctgaatactttccgaatgcactgtacatacctGAAAAGTACACACAGACAAAAGGTATTTGAATGCATGGCAAATAGTCTAATCAGTTAAACGCCCCACTTTGCTGGTCTATTATCTTGCCTGTGTAACTAATTCTGTAGTACTAGTTGTTGTAAAAATTTAAGCCGTGTTCAGTATTTGTAGTGTTACAGGCGAGGGTTTTTCTCTCCGTTTTCACGTGTGTAACCTAGCACCTCGTTAGTCAGGATGTGTTTCACCTGCGCAGGCCCAGCTGGTATTTAAGACCAGCTGGCCCAGTGCATCAGTTGGAGAGGAGATGTTGGGAGAACTACACCTCACGTTAGCTCTTCCACCTTAGAGAGCCGAACAAAGCCTTCACCTGGCAGTTTTCCATTGGTACTTCCTATCctaatttttttgttttttttgtttgtctttTCTCAGGCAAATCCAGTGGGCGTCCATGGTGGGTGTTTTTTAAGACCCTACTGGAGTTGCTTGGCCAGCACCCAGTAGTCACCCACATTGATGCCTTTTAGAACCCCTTcaaaaccccacctgttttgtttttgtcagTGACTCATTTGTTCCCTTTTTCTGTGCGCGACAACATTTTGAGTTTGTCTTTTGGTTACCGAACAGCAGCCTCTTGGGAGGTCAGTAATAGGAAGCCTCTAGCTATCAGTAGAACAGGATGGAGCTAGCTTCTATCTGTCTGATCTCAGATCTGTTGACTAGGACCTTTCCTTTACCCCAATCACCATTATGCCCTCCCCTCCTTTGGGTGTTCCTCACAGGTCTCGAGGGTCATGATAACATAACTGTTCATCTCCTTTAGTCCCACGCTGTGGAGTAAACAGGGAACGTGCTACAATTTAGTCTCTTTTCAAATACAAACTCTTTAACTCAAATGTCAATCAGCAAATGAATGCGTATTTGTGCCTGTCGCACTCTGCTTTGGGAAATGGATGTTGAGGACCACCGGTGTATTTTTGACTTCTGGAATATTTCCCTCCACATGACCTAGGACCTGCACTGGCCAGCTCTGCCATACCAGGTTGTTTTCTCATCCATCTTACAGCTCCTCTTACTAGTCAATCAGGTAGACTAGTACGTGAATGAGATTCATCATAGTGTAGGCTTTGTAAGAACACAGACCTTTCAGCGCGAGGGTCGTCCACTGACATGCCCTGTGTTTGCCCCAGGGTCAAAGGCTTTCTGGCACGGAGCATGGAAAAATCTGCTGATCACCACAGAGCGATAAGACTAATTACTGATAATGATGttctggagtgatggagggaggaatCCCTCTGGTGTAGATAATAGTTTTGCTCCTCTCAGCGTGGGAATGGAATTATCTCGGAGTCCTCACAGACTTCTGATTTCTACTCGCATTACTATTAATATCACCGGGAAAAATCTGTATCATATTATGTCACATATATATGTGCATCATATTCGAAATGTTTTGAGCAAATTGTGTGTAAAAATAATTTCACCACCAGAGGGAGTATTCCACCCATGATTGTAATCACTTTGAGTTTGTTATATGGAGACGGGTCATCTCCTTTTTGAAGTTAAGCATTGCTTGTTAGGCCTATTGTTTGTTCTCATATGGAAGCACTATGTGCTGCGTCTAACTGTTTCTTGGCCGCCCGAGTGGCgcatcggtctaaggcactgcatcccagtgctagaggagtcactgcagaccctggttcgatcccgggctgtatcacaaccggccgtgattgggcgtCCCATACGCTGGGCACaatttggcccagcgttgtccggtttaggggagggtttggccggggtaggccgttattgtaaaatttgaatttgttcttaactgacttgcctagttaaataaatgtcatTCTTCCTTTCTGTCTTTCGAACCCTCCAGGTGTACAAGGTGAACTCTGACGGCTATGACTCGTATGACCAACATTACGGACGAGGCCTCCTCAAGGACACCGTCAAAGACGGTGAGCTCCTGAAACAATAATAACCCCGGCACAAAATAAACAACATGTCTACCCTTCTGTCTATTTCCACAGGGTTTCACTTGTAGTTGCTAGCCAAACTTGCTCTCAATTAGACGATGCCCGACGCGGTTTCCTAAACAGATTAAATCATCGCCGTCATTTCTTATCAGAAAACATTGTATtcctcaacaacaacaataattacCTCTcccgttcctctcctctcccaggttTATCAAAATTCTTCTATAATGGGACGAGTCTGAGAAAAGACGCCATCACTGCCAGTATCCTCAAGGTCCAGAACATCCTGAGATGGTTCGAGGGCCAGATCCAGTTAACCTTCTATGCTAGCTCCTTGTTGTTTGTATACGAGGGCCTGCCTCCTCCCAACCCGGAGGGGCACATCCCCAGGGGCCTCCCAGAGAAGACCACGTCTGCCGCCTGCTGCGAGCCCAACGAGGACGTACTGGAACACAACAACAACGTCTGCGCTGCCGTGCCGCTCGACTACAGCCTGTCCACCATGTACGCCATGCACAAGAAGGGCTGCACCCGGGGTCACCGTGGCAACGCCACGCCAGACCCCAACCCCCAGGCGCACAACAGCACGTGGAAGTGCCCAGGTCTGGTGTCGTCGGAGCAGCCCAACGGCAACGGTGTCAAAGCCCAACTGGAAGAAGAGGAAGTGGGGGAGGGAGGTCGGGGTGAGCCGCAGCCAGAGCAGAGGGCCAGCCAAGTGGAGGTGAGGATGATTGACTTTGCTCACGTCTTCCCCAGCGAGAGCCAGGACCAAGGCTACGTCTACGGCCTGAAACACTTGCTGGAGGTGCTGCAGCAGATCCTCCACCAATAACCTTCTCTCTCCAGTGGTTTGTCTCTCATTGGTCAAGTGTACCTAATCTGTGTTTTACAGTCCCAGTCCCTCGTCCCCTTGCCCCGTGATTCACTGCACTATATGCACTATATCAATGAAGTCATTTCTCCATAACTCTTTGTCCGACGTATGTGCTTCTTGATTTCTAACCACTGTTAACAGGTATCTAACTCAGGTAAACTACTGTAATCAATACTCAAATGATTATCCCTCGTTTTGTTGGCTTGCATATGATATGTTGTAGGTTTTATATAATGTGCCTAAAGTGTCTTTTTGTTTCATTTCAG
The nucleotide sequence above comes from Salvelinus namaycush isolate Seneca chromosome 35, SaNama_1.0, whole genome shotgun sequence. Encoded proteins:
- the ipmkb gene encoding inositol polyphosphate multikinase, coding for MSTQRQIVDSSLALGRLEINSPMLNLGTCLSGSVKEKTAQGGSQAAHLNGCVPLSHQVAGHKYGVDKVGILQHPDGTVLKQLQPPPRGPREMQFYSMVYAEDCCDPCLLVLQHHLPKYFGTWSSPESPNELYLKLEDVTRRFQKPCIMDVKIGQKSYDPYASYEKRDQQIKKYPLMEEIGFLVLGMRVYKVNSDGYDSYDQHYGRGLLKDTVKDGLSKFFYNGTSLRKDAITASILKVQNILRWFEGQIQLTFYASSLLFVYEGLPPPNPEGHIPRGLPEKTTSAACCEPNEDVLEHNNNVCAAVPLDYSLSTMYAMHKKGCTRGHRGNATPDPNPQAHNSTWKCPGLVSSEQPNGNGVKAQLEEEEVGEGGRGEPQPEQRASQVEVRMIDFAHVFPSESQDQGYVYGLKHLLEVLQQILHQ